A single genomic interval of Lactococcus sp. S-13 harbors:
- a CDS encoding HesA/MoeB/ThiF family protein codes for MKVCFADFFFESEGKFMDINKVKPKMKKAYPVVFMKKKVYVGGFGEITKYDDSDGAISRLIKLLDGRLTVEEIAKQISLDFPQYSKKDVREAIDSISKDGFIEDVNLIGSDILTPYELERYHRNINFFSSFSTLSDNKFLAQKKICNAKIGIIGLGGLGSHIVYDLAGLGFGTIKAVEFDKVDISNLNRQILYNFEDIGKSKAKLAQKRIAAFNPEVNFEVTEKKIGSARDIEEEFKGFDALILVADRPKMLLAGWVNEAILKLNVPLFCAGLEAQRAMHYTIIPHQTGCIECWKNSVKDENPVSYAILEERRRLDLTGDNTALVPLVSTITGFLCVELVKYITGIGELTALGKLKSINFNTMETSIAETWGLDKNCKVCGGGHG; via the coding sequence ATGAAAGTCTGCTTTGCAGACTTTTTCTTTGAAAGTGAAGGAAAATTTATGGATATAAATAAAGTGAAGCCTAAAATGAAAAAAGCGTATCCTGTTGTGTTTATGAAGAAAAAGGTCTATGTTGGTGGATTTGGAGAAATCACAAAATATGATGATAGTGATGGAGCAATTAGTCGTCTGATAAAGTTGCTTGATGGGAGGTTAACGGTAGAGGAAATTGCAAAGCAAATCTCATTAGATTTTCCTCAATATTCTAAAAAAGATGTCAGAGAAGCCATTGATAGCATAAGTAAAGATGGTTTTATAGAAGATGTGAACTTAATTGGTTCAGATATTTTAACTCCTTATGAATTAGAAAGATATCATAGAAATATTAATTTCTTCTCTTCATTTTCAACACTATCAGATAATAAATTTTTAGCCCAAAAGAAAATATGCAACGCTAAAATTGGAATTATAGGTCTCGGAGGGCTGGGTTCTCATATTGTTTATGACCTAGCGGGGCTTGGATTTGGAACAATAAAGGCTGTAGAATTTGATAAGGTTGATATTTCTAATCTTAATCGACAAATTCTTTATAATTTTGAAGATATCGGTAAGAGTAAAGCAAAATTGGCACAAAAAAGGATTGCGGCATTTAATCCTGAGGTCAATTTTGAAGTTACAGAGAAAAAAATTGGAAGCGCTAGGGATATTGAAGAAGAATTTAAAGGATTTGATGCTCTTATTTTAGTCGCAGATCGCCCTAAAATGTTACTGGCAGGGTGGGTAAATGAAGCGATTCTAAAGCTAAATGTTCCTCTATTTTGTGCGGGACTTGAGGCGCAAAGGGCAATGCACTATACAATTATTCCTCATCAAACAGGTTGTATTGAATGTTGGAAAAATAGTGTGAAAGATGAAAATCCTGTTTCTTACGCTATTTTAGAAGAAAGACGACGCCTTGATTTAACTGGAGATAATACCGCCTTGGTACCACTTGTATCCACAATTACAGGATTTTTATGTGTGGAATTAGTTAAGTATATCACTGGAATTGGAGAATTAACAGCACTTGGAAAATTAAAATCGATTAACTTCAATACGATGGAAACAAGTATAGCTGAGACTTGGGGACTGGATAAAAACTGTAAGGTGTGTGGAGGTGGACATGGATAA
- the mnmE gene encoding tRNA uridine-5-carboxymethylaminomethyl(34) synthesis GTPase MnmE, with protein sequence MSLTQEFDTIAAISTPLGEGAIAIVRLSGTDALKIAQSVFKGKDLAKVASHTINYGHIFEAERLVDEVMVSVMRAPKTFTREDIVEINTHGGIAVTQEILQLLLRSGARLAEPGEFTKRAFLNGRIDLAQAESVMDLIRAKTDKAAHIAVKQLDGSLSHMINNIRQEILESLAQVEVNIDYPEYDDVETMTSQMLLEKTSHFEQLLETLLATAKRGKILREGLKTAIIGRPNVGKSSLLNQLLREEKAIVTDIAGTTRDTITEFANIGGVPLELIDTAGIRETDDLVESIGVERSKKALAEADLVLLVLDASNGLTAKDMELLELSKNSNRIILLNKTDLPEQLDVTQLSSDFIRISALKNENLEAVEQKINSIFFAGEIEAKDATVLSNARHIGLVEQALEALKEANNALALGLPVDLVQVDITRCWQLLGEITGEAAPDELITQLFSQFCLGK encoded by the coding sequence ATGAGTTTAACACAAGAATTTGATACAATCGCGGCGATTTCAACGCCGCTTGGCGAAGGAGCTATTGCTATCGTTCGCCTGTCTGGAACGGATGCGCTAAAAATTGCGCAAAGCGTTTTTAAAGGAAAAGATTTGGCAAAAGTTGCCAGTCATACCATCAATTATGGCCACATTTTTGAAGCAGAACGCTTGGTTGACGAGGTCATGGTTTCGGTCATGCGCGCACCCAAAACGTTTACACGCGAAGATATTGTCGAGATTAACACCCACGGTGGGATTGCTGTGACGCAAGAAATCTTGCAACTTTTGTTGCGCTCTGGCGCACGTCTGGCCGAACCTGGTGAATTTACTAAACGGGCCTTTTTGAATGGCCGTATTGACTTGGCCCAAGCCGAATCTGTCATGGATTTAATCCGGGCAAAAACAGACAAAGCCGCACACATTGCCGTCAAACAGCTTGATGGCTCCTTGTCCCACATGATTAACAACATCCGTCAAGAAATCCTTGAGAGCTTAGCCCAAGTTGAGGTCAATATTGACTATCCCGAATACGATGACGTGGAAACAATGACTTCACAGATGTTGTTAGAGAAAACAAGCCATTTTGAGCAACTTTTAGAAACTTTGCTCGCCACTGCCAAAAGAGGAAAAATTCTCCGTGAAGGCTTGAAAACAGCCATTATCGGACGACCAAACGTCGGAAAATCCAGTCTTTTAAACCAACTTTTACGAGAAGAAAAAGCGATTGTCACAGATATTGCGGGTACTACGCGCGACACCATCACTGAATTTGCCAATATCGGTGGCGTCCCTCTGGAATTGATTGATACAGCCGGTATTCGCGAAACTGATGATTTGGTTGAATCTATCGGTGTGGAGCGTTCCAAAAAAGCACTGGCTGAGGCTGATTTAGTCCTTCTCGTCCTCGATGCCTCTAACGGCTTGACAGCAAAAGATATGGAGCTTTTAGAACTCTCCAAAAATTCCAACCGCATCATCTTGCTCAATAAAACAGACCTCCCTGAACAACTTGATGTCACTCAACTTTCGAGCGATTTCATTCGGATTTCAGCCCTGAAAAATGAAAATCTGGAAGCCGTTGAGCAAAAAATCAATAGTATCTTCTTTGCCGGCGAGATTGAAGCCAAAGATGCGACCGTCCTCTCCAACGCTCGCCATATCGGCCTCGTTGAACAAGCACTGGAGGCGCTCAAAGAAGCCAACAATGCGTTGGCATTAGGATTGCCTGTCGACTTAGTCCAAGTAGACATCACGCGCTGTTGGCAACTTCTGGGCGAAATCACTGGTGAAGCCGCTCCTGATGAGCTCATTACCCAACTTTTTTCACAATTTTGTCTTGGAAAATAA